Below is a genomic region from Myxococcus fulvus.
AGCGCCAGCCGGAAGGCGCCGCAGTCCGGGTAGCGCTCGTCGGGCGTGGGCGCCAGGGCCTTGAGCACCACCTCATCCAGGCCGGGCGGCACCTTGGGGTTCAACTGCGAGGGCCGGGGCACCTGGCAGTCCTTCACCAGCCGCAGCGTCATCAGGTCGGAGTCGCCCTTGAACAGCCGCTTGCCGGTGAGCAGCTCCCACATCACCACGCCCAGGGCGAACAAGTCGCTGCGCGCGTCGATGGCCAGGCCACTCGCCTGCTCCGGGGACATGTAGGGATACTTCCCCTTCAGCACACCCGTGGCGGTGTTGGCGCTGCTGGTGGCCGCCTTGGCCACACCGAAGTCGATGACCTTCACCCCGCCGTCGAAGCCGACCAGGATGTTCTGCGGGGACACGTCGCGGTGCACCAGCCGCATGGGCCGGCCTTGTGGGTCTCTTGCCTGGTGCGCGTAGTGCAGCCCCGCGGCCGCGTCCGCGATGATGCGCAGGATGAGCCCCACCGACAGGGGCTTGCCCTGGGTCCGGGAGAACTTCTCCAGCCGCCGCACGTCGTCGCCCTGGACGTACTCCATGGCGAGACAGTGACGCCCTTCAATCTGCGTCAGGTCGAGGATGGTGATGAGGTTGGGGTGGGTGAGACGGGCCACCAGCCCGGCCTCGTCCAGGAACATGGACAAGAACTCATCGTCCTCCGCCAGGTGCGGGAGGATGAGCTTGAGGACCACCAGCCGCTCGAATCCCGTGCCGTGCTCACGGGCCAGGAACACCTGGCCCATTCCGCCCGACGCAATCTTCCGCAGCAACTCGTACTTACCGAATGGCACCGCCATGATGTGTCCGGGAGGATATCTCCCTTTCTCACCGTGCGGGAAATGGCCAGTCGTCTGTCACCCCACATTGACGTGATGGGGTGAAGGTCCGGGTGGGTCTCATGCCTTCATCCGGTAGCCTGAACGGAGCACGAAGTAAACGGCGGCGGTGGCCACCAGCGCGACGCCCGCGAGGATTCCGGCGCCCAGCGCGGGGGAGAACGCGCTCCGGCCGAGCATGCCGTAGCGCAGCCCCTCCACCATGTAGACCATGGGGTTGAAGAGGCTGACGGTGCTCCAGGGCGCGGGCAGCTCGCGCACCGAGTAGAAGACGCCGCCCAGGAACGTGAGGGGCAGCATCACGAAGGTGGGGAAGAAGTTGATCTGCTCGAACTTCTCCGCCCACACGGCAGCGAGCAGGCCCAGCACGCTGAAGACGTAGGAGGCGATGAGCAGGAAGTAGGCGGCCACCCACGCGTGCTCCAGGCTGAAGCCGGTGAAGAGGCCGGCCACGGCCCAGGTGAGGCCACCGACGACGAGGCCGCGCACCATGGCGCCGCCAATGAAGCCCGCCATCAGCTCGCCGGGGCCGAGCGGGGCCACGAGCAGGTCCACCACGGTGCCCTGAATCTTGGTGATGAACAGGGACGAGGAGCTGTTGAGGAAGGCGTTGTTGGCGATGCCGAGGAAGACGAGGCCCGGCACGATGAAGTGCAGGTACGGCGAGCCCTCCACCTCGGCGACGCGGCCGGAGATGGAGTAGCCGAAGACGATGAAATACAGCGTGGTGCTGATGAGCGGAGAGAGGACCGTCTGCCCCGGCACGCGCATGAAGCGCCGGACCTCCTTCACGAACAGCGTCTGCATCCCGAGGACGTTCATGGTGGTGTCATGGCGGCGCGGGCCCGAGGCGTCGCCCTGTCGGGGCACGTCCTCGTGGCCGGGCGCGAGAAAGGGGTGGGGTCAGGCGGCCTGGGGCGAGGGACGACCGCGGAGGACTTCCAGGAGGACATCCTCGAGGCGCGAGCGGCGCGTCTCCACGTCGGCGATGGGGAGCCCCTCGGCGTAGAGCGTGCGCAGCAGCTCCCCCGCGGGGGCGGCGCCCTCGCGCTCGACGTAGGTGAGCGAACGGCCGTCCTCGGACAGGCGCGAGGTGAAGCGGCGCGTGGCCTCCGACAGGGTGGTCTGCGGCTCGGTGAAGCTGACGACGACGCGCTTCTCGCCGAAGCGGCGCAGGAGCGTGGCCTTGTCCTCCACCATGAGCAGGCGGCCCTCGTTGATGATGCCCACGCGGTCGGCCAGCTCCTCCGCCTCCTCCAGGTAGTGGGTGGTGAGGACGATGGTGGTGCCCTCGGAGGCCAGCTTTCGCACGTACGTCCAGAGGTCGCGGCGCAGCTCCACGTCAACGCCCGCGGTGGGCTCGTCGAGGAAGACGAGCTTGGGCTTGTGCACCAGGGCCTTGGCGATGAGCAGGCGGCGCTTCATGCCGCCCGACAGCGCGCGCGTGAGCGAGTCCTTCTTGCCCTGGAGGTTGAGGGCGGTGAGCACCTCGTCCACGCGGGCCTCGTCCTGCTTCTGGCCATAGAAGCCCTGCTGGATGCGCAGGGACTCGGCCACGGTGAAGAACGGGTCGAAGTTGATCTCCTGCGGCACGAGGCCCACCTGGTAGCGCGGGCCCACGTTGTCCTGGTCCAGGTCCTGGCCGAAGACGCGGATGGTGCCGGCCGTCTTGCGGACCAGGCCGCACACGCTGCCAATCATCGTCGTCTTGCCGGCGCCGTTGGGGCCGAGCAGCGCGAAGATTTCTCCCGCCCGGATGGTGAGGTCCATCTGCTGCAGCGCGGTGAAGTCACCGTAGCGCTTGGTGAGTCCCTGGAGCTCCAGGGCGGGGGTGTGGGTCGACATGGCGCGCCTCGTGTAACACCTTCGATGGCGGGGCGCTTGGCTTGTGCACACCGGCGGGGGCTCGAGGTTGACGAGGTGTGTCGTCCAGACCCTCACCGCGCGAGGAGGCGGCGAGGCTCGTCGCCCCTCGGCAGCGGTACAGCGCGTCCGGGCGCCCTGTCACACGGTGCAGGGGAAGAAGAGGTTCGTGGTGACGGTGGTGCCCATGAGGTCCCGGGCGATGAACTGGACGTGGGCCTGGAGCCCGGCGGTGCAGCGGCCGTTGGCGCGCGACAGCACGTCGCCCATGGGCATCATGGTGAGGATGGTGGCGTTGCTGACGCCGGTCCAGTTGAAGCTGTAGGGCGGCATGCCGCCGCTGATGACGCCCTCGCACGTGAAGGTGGGGCGACCGAAGCCCTGCATGGCGCAGTCATTGATGGTGGCGGTGAGCGTCGTCAAAGGCTGCTCGCCCTGGGGGGTGGCGGGCGTGTCCTGGGCGACCTCGGGGCCTCCGCAGGCACACAGGAGCATGGGGATGGCGAACAGGGGAATCGACCGCATGGCGACCTCGGGGGTGCGAAGTGGGTCGGGGTGCCGGACGCGATGAGCCTGGGAGCCAAGCACGGCGGGGTGGAGAGGGGAAGGTGAGGCGGGCAGTGGACTTCCGCCGGGGAGGGGGACGCTCTCGCCTTGAGTGCGTTGTTGCACCCTGGTATCCGCGAGCCCCCACCCGCTCAGAGCAGGAAGCCCCAGATGGCCCAGAATTTCATCTTCACGATGCAGGACCTGCGCAAGGTCAAGAATGGCAAGGAGATCCTCAAGGGCATCTACCTGTCGTTCTTCCCTGGCGCGAAGATTGGCGTCATCGGTCCGAACGGCTCCGGCAAGTCGACGCTGCTGCGCATCATGGCGGGCGTGGACACGGAGTTCTTCGGCGTGGCCAAGCCGGACCCCAGCGCCAAGGTCGGCTACCTGGCGCAGGAGCCGCAGCTGGACCCGACGCTGGACGTGAAGGGCAACGTGGAGCTGGGCCTGAAGGAGATTCGCGCCTCGCTGGACCGCTTCAACGAGGTCAGCGCGAAGTTCGCCGAGCCCATGAGCGACGCGGAGATGGAGAAGCTGCTGGCCGAGCAGGGCCGGCTGCAGGACGCCATCGACGCGGTGAACGGCTGGGAGCTGGACCGCACCATCGAGATGGCCATGGACGCGCTGCGGCTGCCGCCGGGGGACGCGGACGTGACGAAGCTGTCCGGCGGTGAGAAGCGCCGCGTGGCGCTGTGCCGCATCCTCTTGGAGAAGCCGGACCTGCTGCTGCTCGACGAGCCCACCAACCACCTGGACGCGGAGAGCGTCGCGTGGCTGGAGCAGGCGCTCAAGGAGTACAAGGGCACCATCGTCTGCATCACCCACGACCGGTACTTCCTGGACAACGCGGCCGAGTGGATTCTGGAGCTGGACCGCGGCGAGGGCGTGCCCTGGAAGGGCAACTACTCCAGCTGGCTGGACCAGAAGCAGAAGCGGCTGGAGCTGGAGGAGAAGTCGGAGAGCCACCGGCAGAAGACGCTCAAGCGCGAGCTGGAGTGGGTGCGCCAGTCGCCCAAGGCCCGTCAGGCCAAGAGCAAGGCGCGCATCGCCGCGTACGAGGAGCTGCTCAACCAGGGCCAGGAGAAGCGCGACGCCACGGGCGAGGTCATCATCCCGCCCGCGCCGCGCCTGGGCGGGCTGGTGGTGGAGGCCAAGGGCTTGCGCAAGGCGTACGGCGACCGGCTGCTCATCGACGACCTGAGCTTCAAGCTGCCGCCGGGCGGCATCGTGGGTGTCATCGGCCCCAACGGCGCGGGCAAGACGACGCTGTTCCGGATGATGACGGGCACGGAGAAGCCGGACGCGGGCGAGCTGAAGATTGGCGAGACGGTGGTGATGGCCTACGTGGACCAGAGCCGCGACGCGCTCAACGGCGACAACAGCGTGTTCGACGAGGTCAGCGGCGGGCTGGACCACCTGGACCTGGGCCGCGCGGGCCAGGTCCCCAGCCGCGCGTACCTGGCGGGCTTCGCCTTCAAGGGCCAGGACCAGCAGAAGCGCGTGAAGGACTTGTCCGGCGGCGAGCGCAACCGCGTGCACCTGGCGAAGATGCTCAAGAGCGGCGGCAACCTGCTGCTGCTCGACGAGCCCACGAACGATTTGGACGTGGAGACGCTGCGCAGCCTGGAGGACGCGCTCTTGAGCTTCGCGGGCTGCGCGGTGGTCATCAGCCACGACCGCTGGTTCCTGGACCGCATCGCCACGCACATCCTCGCGTTCGAGGGTGACAGCAAGGCCTTCTTCTTCGAGGGCAACTTCGAGGACTACGAGGCGGACAAGAAGAAGCGCCTGGGCCCCGACGCGCTCAACCCGCACCGCATCCGCTACCGCCCCGTCTCCAAGGACTGAGCGGCGGGCGCCGGGCCGCGCGTAGGAAGGTCTCCCACTCTCTCTGGGTAGAGAGGGTGTGGAGACCTTTCCGTTCTTGATGTGGCTTCACGGAGGGTTCTAGCGTCCCGGGCATGACCCTTCGAACCCATGTGATGTTGAGCGCGGTGGCTGTCGTGATGTTTGGGCTGACGGCGTGCAATGCCGGGGACCCGAGCGAGGAGCAGGGCACGCTCGAGTCCTCCGAGGCGGCGCTGTGCAGCGTGGAGCAGTCCTGTCCGAGCGGGATTCCCGTGACGTGCTCGTCGGCGGGGAGCACGTGCTCCTCCAGCCCGGACAATGGCGGCTGGGTGGAGTGTGATGGCATTCGCACCTATTGCCCGCCTGCGTGTACGTGCGGAACCACGCGCTACACGGCGACGCGCTCGGGAGAGGGCGCGACCTGCGGCGCCGCGATGACCCAGGCGCGCACGCTCCTGACCTCCACGGTGGCGGCGAACTGCCCGGCGGGCGGCTGCAACATCTCCGACGCCCTGGGCCAGTGCATCCCGCTGGGCCCCAACCGGACGGACGGCTTCCGCGCCAGCGTCACCCGGACGTATTCGTGCCGGGAGCCGGCGAACTGCCAGTAACCCCACTGGGGCCGTGACGGTCCCGGTTGACTATTTCGTGACATTCATTGATGTCGGAAACTTTGAATGTCATGGGATTGAATCGCCGGGACCTGTCGCTGGCTGTGGCGTCTTGATGCGCCCATGGGTGCTCGACGCCGGATTCAGCCTGGGCGAATCTTTTGAGTATCACTGCTCAGGGACCCGCCTGTCCGAGAAGTGTCGACGTCAAGACAGACTCACTGTCGGCCAGGACAGACACTCCGCCCGCAAGTGATTGCAGGTGGTTGGGTCAAAAAATAGTCGTGAGGCTGAAAATTGAGTGTGGCAATCAGGTCGCAGGCTGTCCGGAATTCCCCAGATAATGCACCGCATTAACAGGCGGACAGGGGGTGCGGGAGCACGTGGTTTCC
It encodes:
- a CDS encoding serine/threonine protein kinase: MAVPFGKYELLRKIASGGMGQVFLAREHGTGFERLVVLKLILPHLAEDDEFLSMFLDEAGLVARLTHPNLITILDLTQIEGRHCLAMEYVQGDDVRRLEKFSRTQGKPLSVGLILRIIADAAAGLHYAHQARDPQGRPMRLVHRDVSPQNILVGFDGGVKVIDFGVAKAATSSANTATGVLKGKYPYMSPEQASGLAIDARSDLFALGVVMWELLTGKRLFKGDSDLMTLRLVKDCQVPRPSQLNPKVPPGLDEVVLKALAPTPDERYPDCGAFRLALEDYALNLRLPTSSAHLSAYLRELYNDRISTETDPAKLDQLAEDADLDSRSNSSLSGVGPAAQGARTSASRQQRNVTPGTRSRQAVAAAVGGPVVQDRTRGTSPMERVVEPRRVPWVPVIGVSAALLVAGAAIVFLRGPASVTPPAEKPPVQAVVVEPEKPPAQPTKPVPVEPVKTVELPVITEPPGATVSIAGEERGVTPMKLALEKGAPIVSVTLALAGYEPVTREVSAADDELRLELRRQGGKSPGTTKRPPGGTPSGNLGIKTGR
- a CDS encoding ABC transporter permease produces the protein MNVLGMQTLFVKEVRRFMRVPGQTVLSPLISTTLYFIVFGYSISGRVAEVEGSPYLHFIVPGLVFLGIANNAFLNSSSSLFITKIQGTVVDLLVAPLGPGELMAGFIGGAMVRGLVVGGLTWAVAGLFTGFSLEHAWVAAYFLLIASYVFSVLGLLAAVWAEKFEQINFFPTFVMLPLTFLGGVFYSVRELPAPWSTVSLFNPMVYMVEGLRYGMLGRSAFSPALGAGILAGVALVATAAVYFVLRSGYRMKA
- a CDS encoding ABC transporter ATP-binding protein; protein product: MSTHTPALELQGLTKRYGDFTALQQMDLTIRAGEIFALLGPNGAGKTTMIGSVCGLVRKTAGTIRVFGQDLDQDNVGPRYQVGLVPQEINFDPFFTVAESLRIQQGFYGQKQDEARVDEVLTALNLQGKKDSLTRALSGGMKRRLLIAKALVHKPKLVFLDEPTAGVDVELRRDLWTYVRKLASEGTTIVLTTHYLEEAEELADRVGIINEGRLLMVEDKATLLRRFGEKRVVVSFTEPQTTLSEATRRFTSRLSEDGRSLTYVEREGAAPAGELLRTLYAEGLPIADVETRRSRLEDVLLEVLRGRPSPQAA
- the ettA gene encoding energy-dependent translational throttle protein EttA, which produces MAQNFIFTMQDLRKVKNGKEILKGIYLSFFPGAKIGVIGPNGSGKSTLLRIMAGVDTEFFGVAKPDPSAKVGYLAQEPQLDPTLDVKGNVELGLKEIRASLDRFNEVSAKFAEPMSDAEMEKLLAEQGRLQDAIDAVNGWELDRTIEMAMDALRLPPGDADVTKLSGGEKRRVALCRILLEKPDLLLLDEPTNHLDAESVAWLEQALKEYKGTIVCITHDRYFLDNAAEWILELDRGEGVPWKGNYSSWLDQKQKRLELEEKSESHRQKTLKRELEWVRQSPKARQAKSKARIAAYEELLNQGQEKRDATGEVIIPPAPRLGGLVVEAKGLRKAYGDRLLIDDLSFKLPPGGIVGVIGPNGAGKTTLFRMMTGTEKPDAGELKIGETVVMAYVDQSRDALNGDNSVFDEVSGGLDHLDLGRAGQVPSRAYLAGFAFKGQDQQKRVKDLSGGERNRVHLAKMLKSGGNLLLLDEPTNDLDVETLRSLEDALLSFAGCAVVISHDRWFLDRIATHILAFEGDSKAFFFEGNFEDYEADKKKRLGPDALNPHRIRYRPVSKD